From Candidatus Eisenbacteria bacterium, a single genomic window includes:
- the map gene encoding type I methionyl aminopeptidase: MISLKTPDQVAKIRESCIIVAETLEAIGRIIEPGITTSELDRWVVDFIKSRGAVPAFKGYRGFPANACVSVNEEVVHGIPGDRTLLEGDIVSVDVGAKKNGYFGDGAATFPVGEISDEAQRLMEVTELALMKGIERAVVGNHLGDVSHAIQNCVEGAGFSVVRDLVGHGIGIQMHEDPQVPNYGSVGFGPLLVEGMVLAIEPMVTAGGWEVQTLADNWTVVTKDGSLAAHFEHTVAICDEGVEILTQPGSRALRRS; encoded by the coding sequence ATGATAAGTCTAAAGACGCCGGATCAGGTCGCCAAGATAAGGGAGAGTTGCATAATAGTCGCCGAGACCCTTGAGGCCATAGGACGAATCATTGAGCCCGGCATCACAACCAGCGAATTGGATCGTTGGGTGGTGGATTTCATAAAGTCCAGAGGGGCCGTGCCGGCTTTCAAGGGTTACAGGGGCTTCCCTGCGAATGCGTGCGTTTCTGTCAACGAGGAGGTCGTGCACGGGATTCCAGGCGACAGAACGTTGCTTGAGGGGGACATTGTGAGCGTTGACGTTGGAGCGAAAAAGAACGGTTACTTTGGAGACGGGGCGGCGACTTTTCCTGTGGGCGAGATTTCTGACGAAGCGCAACGTCTCATGGAAGTCACCGAGCTTGCCCTGATGAAGGGCATTGAGCGAGCAGTCGTGGGGAACCATCTCGGAGATGTGTCCCACGCGATTCAGAACTGCGTTGAAGGCGCAGGTTTTTCAGTCGTGAGGGATCTGGTCGGACACGGCATCGGAATTCAGATGCACGAAGACCCACAGGTCCCGAATTATGGGAGTGTAGGTTTCGGCCCGCTGCTAGTCGAAGGGATGGTTCTTGCAATAGAGCCAATGGTCACTGCCGGAGGTTGGGAGGTACAGACCCTCGCTGACAATTGGACAGTGGTCACGAAGGATGGGTCTCTTGCGGCTCACTTCGAGCACACCGTGGCTATATGCGATGAAGGGGTCGAGATCTTGACTCAACCGGGCTCGAGAGCCCTGAGGAGGTCGTAG
- the infA gene encoding translation initiation factor IF-1, with translation MAKEEGIQVEGTVVEPLPNAMFRVELENGHLVLAHISGKMRMHFIRILPGDKVTVELSPYDLSRGRIIYRYK, from the coding sequence GTGGCAAAGGAAGAGGGCATACAGGTGGAAGGCACCGTAGTTGAACCGCTTCCTAACGCTATGTTTAGGGTCGAGCTGGAAAACGGGCACTTGGTTCTGGCCCACATCTCGGGCAAAATGCGAATGCATTTCATAAGAATTCTGCCCGGCGACAAGGTAACGGTGGAATTGTCTCCTTACGACCTGAGCAGGGGGAGAATAATCTACAGATACAAGTGA
- the rpmJ gene encoding 50S ribosomal protein L36, which yields MKVRASVKRICEHCKIVRRKGVVRVLCKDPRHKQRQK from the coding sequence ATGAAGGTCAGAGCATCGGTCAAGAGAATCTGCGAGCACTGCAAGATCGTGCGCCGGAAAGGCGTCGTGCGCGTGCTCTGCAAGGATCCGAGGCACAAACAAAGGCAAAAATAG
- the rpsM gene encoding 30S ribosomal protein S13: MARIAGVDLPAEKRIEVALTYIYGIGVSSARKIIKATGVNPDIRVKNLSEEDTGRLRTEIETRYKIEGALRSEVGMNIKRLMDIGTYRGLRHRKGLPVRGQRTKTNARTRKGPKKTAGARRSRAVTTTKPAPRPVAKEA; the protein is encoded by the coding sequence TTGGCACGAATTGCAGGAGTTGATTTACCTGCTGAAAAGAGAATCGAAGTTGCTCTCACATACATTTACGGTATTGGTGTTTCCTCGGCCAGGAAGATTATCAAGGCTACCGGTGTGAATCCCGACATTCGCGTCAAGAATCTGTCGGAAGAAGATACGGGCAGGCTCAGAACCGAGATAGAGACTAGGTACAAGATCGAAGGAGCCCTCCGCAGCGAAGTCGGCATGAACATAAAGAGGCTAATGGACATCGGGACCTACAGAGGTTTGCGGCACAGGAAGGGTTTGCCTGTCAGGGGGCAGAGAACCAAAACGAACGCCAGAACGCGGAAAGGTCCCAAGAAGACTGCGGGCGCCCGCAGGTCAAGGGCCGTGACAACGACGAAACCGGCTCCGAGACCTGTGGCAAAGGAGGCATGA
- the rpsK gene encoding 30S ribosomal protein S11, producing MAVEEKKPKKKEQRVAPNGVAHIQASFNNTIVTITDTDGRVICWSSAGKVGFKGSRKSTPFAAQVAAEASAREALSHGMRRVEVWVKGPGSGREAAIRSIQAAGLEVTAIRDVTPIPHDGCRPPKRRRV from the coding sequence GTGGCAGTAGAAGAGAAGAAACCGAAGAAGAAGGAGCAGCGTGTTGCGCCCAATGGAGTCGCGCACATTCAGGCCAGCTTCAACAATACTATCGTGACCATCACGGACACAGATGGACGCGTGATTTGCTGGTCAAGTGCGGGGAAAGTCGGTTTCAAGGGGTCTAGGAAGAGTACACCCTTTGCGGCACAGGTGGCTGCGGAGGCTTCCGCGAGAGAGGCCTTGAGCCACGGCATGAGAAGAGTAGAGGTGTGGGTCAAAGGGCCCGGTTCAGGCCGAGAAGCTGCCATTCGCTCGATACAAGCTGCCGGTCTAGAAGTGACAGCAATAAGAGACGTAACACCGATCCCTCACGACGGTTGTCGTCCGCCGAAGAGACGGAGAGTTTAG
- the rpsD gene encoding 30S ribosomal protein S4 — MARNRDAKCKQCRREGTKLFLKGDRCVTDKCAYERRGYAPGEHGRERRLRLTDYGVQLREKQKARRIYGIMEKQFRNYFLSAERKKGITGATLLQMLECRLDNLVFRLGFAPSRQSARQLVKHGHFVVNRRKVNVPSFQVTPGSEISVREKSRELLVIKSSVEMSQGREMPSWLQIDRESFSGRLLEIPSRELIPVPVQEQLIVGLYSK, encoded by the coding sequence ATGGCAAGAAACAGAGACGCGAAATGCAAGCAGTGTAGACGTGAGGGAACCAAGCTTTTCTTGAAGGGCGATCGCTGCGTGACCGACAAGTGCGCCTATGAACGCAGGGGTTACGCTCCCGGTGAACATGGCAGGGAGCGGAGGCTGCGTTTGACAGACTATGGGGTGCAGCTCAGGGAGAAGCAGAAGGCCAGGCGCATATACGGAATAATGGAGAAGCAATTCAGGAACTATTTTCTTTCCGCTGAGAGGAAGAAAGGAATCACCGGAGCAACCTTGCTGCAAATGCTTGAATGCAGGCTCGACAACCTGGTATTTAGGCTCGGTTTCGCACCATCGAGACAGTCTGCCAGGCAGCTCGTCAAGCACGGTCATTTCGTAGTGAACCGGAGAAAGGTGAACGTGCCTTCGTTTCAGGTGACACCCGGAAGTGAAATCTCCGTCAGAGAGAAAAGCCGCGAGCTTTTGGTCATAAAGAGCTCCGTCGAGATGAGCCAGGGCAGGGAGATGCCTTCCTGGCTTCAGATAGATCGTGAGAGCTTCTCAGGCAGGCTCCTTGAGATTCCATCAAGAGAGTTGATACCTGTTCCGGTTCAGGAGCAGCTCATAGTTGGGCTTTACTCCAAGTAA
- a CDS encoding DNA-directed RNA polymerase subunit alpha has translation MKWKSLQMPKKIELDEKTASDTYGKFTIEPLERGFGLTIGNALRRVLLSSLPGAAITAVKIDGALHEFSTLRGVLEDTAEIILNLKQVRFTLASDSIKRGLFEAKGTCEIVAGDLKVDGDVKILNPDLHIATLNKDGELKVEVEISGGRGYVPAENQPGGDRAIGIIPIDALFSPVTNVTYRVESARVGQRIDFDRLILEAWTDGSVVPCDALSVAGRILKDHFGLFVHFEEEVIVEEEETDKETERVKHLLQKSVDELELSVRSGNCLRAAQIRTLGELVQKSEPEMLKYRNFGRKSLKEILDILESMGLRFGMDVSKFKLAEAEQHEKLE, from the coding sequence ATGAAGTGGAAAAGCCTCCAGATGCCGAAGAAGATCGAGCTCGATGAAAAGACAGCCAGCGACACGTACGGCAAGTTCACAATCGAGCCTCTGGAGCGTGGGTTCGGCCTCACAATTGGCAATGCGCTTCGACGCGTGCTGCTTTCCTCGCTGCCGGGCGCTGCCATCACAGCCGTGAAAATCGATGGCGCGCTCCATGAGTTCTCAACGCTTCGCGGGGTGCTCGAGGACACGGCGGAGATTATTCTCAATCTGAAACAAGTCCGCTTTACGTTGGCGTCAGACAGCATCAAGCGAGGCCTGTTTGAGGCGAAGGGGACATGCGAGATAGTTGCGGGCGATCTCAAGGTCGATGGCGACGTGAAGATCCTCAATCCCGACCTTCACATCGCAACGCTCAATAAGGACGGGGAACTGAAAGTAGAAGTCGAAATCAGCGGCGGAAGAGGTTACGTGCCTGCCGAGAATCAGCCGGGCGGTGACAGGGCAATCGGCATAATCCCCATCGACGCTCTCTTCAGCCCGGTAACCAACGTGACCTACCGTGTCGAGAGCGCGAGAGTGGGACAGCGAATAGACTTTGATCGGCTCATCCTCGAGGCCTGGACCGACGGCAGCGTCGTCCCGTGTGATGCGCTCTCTGTTGCCGGAAGGATCCTCAAAGACCATTTCGGCCTGTTCGTCCACTTTGAGGAAGAAGTAATCGTAGAGGAAGAAGAAACAGACAAGGAGACGGAGAGAGTAAAGCACCTGCTGCAGAAGAGTGTTGATGAGCTTGAGCTTTCGGTTCGCTCCGGCAACTGCCTCAGAGCGGCTCAGATAAGAACTCTCGGAGAGCTCGTGCAGAAGAGTGAGCCGGAAATGCTGAAGTATCGGAACTTCGGGCGCAAGTCCCTCAAGGAGATCCTGGATATTCTTGAATCAATGGGTTTGCGCTTCGGCATGGACGTGAGCAAGTTCAAGCTGGCTGAGGCAGAGCAGCACGAAAAATTGGAGTGA
- the rplQ gene encoding 50S ribosomal protein L17 — MRHNRDKRKLSRTHEHRRALLRNMTTALFEHERIETTIAKAKETRRVAEHMITFAKKGDLNSRRIVASYLMSAQIVKKLFGTIAPWYTNRNGGYTRIIRLRRRLGDGGEIGILELVKSKELAEEDKKKRLEKREAKVKAKEDRRKREEEKAPPEEKVDAEEAQARKKAGAEEASEEKREKKGK; from the coding sequence ATGCGACATAACAGGGACAAAAGGAAACTCAGTCGGACGCACGAACATAGGAGAGCCTTGCTGCGTAACATGACCACGGCTCTCTTTGAGCATGAGAGGATTGAGACGACCATAGCCAAGGCCAAGGAAACCAGGAGAGTCGCGGAGCACATGATAACTTTCGCGAAAAAAGGTGACCTCAATTCGCGGAGAATTGTTGCGAGCTATCTGATGAGCGCACAGATCGTCAAGAAACTCTTCGGGACGATCGCGCCCTGGTACACGAACCGCAATGGGGGCTACACCAGAATCATCAGGTTGAGAAGGAGGCTGGGAGACGGCGGCGAGATCGGCATTCTGGAGCTCGTTAAGTCCAAGGAGCTCGCGGAAGAGGACAAGAAGAAGAGACTCGAAAAGAGAGAGGCAAAGGTAAAGGCAAAAGAGGACCGACGCAAGCGCGAGGAGGAAAAAGCGCCCCCCGAAGAGAAAGTAGACGCCGAGGAAGCTCAGGCCAGGAAGAAGGCTGGAGCTGAAGAAGCTTCTGAGGAAAAGCGTGAGAAGAAGGGGAAATAG
- a CDS encoding family 10 glycosylhydrolase — MRRRGNSSGEGSGSAECATRVARDKDKIAARMKGQAMLLGLVLFVAQISTLFLAPAFATLEPRDASTVGAARPTLEVRALWVLRNTLVSRVEIDRMLRQAKDAGFNLLFVQVRGRGDAFYNSSIEPRAELLADRQFDPLAYLLTQAHRSDFAVHLWLNAFLVWSAPWKPTNTEHVMLSHPDWVAVRSDGRPLSELSREEVESMGIEGVFLAPGNPGVREHIRAVVRELVQNYDVDGVHLDYVRYPDMAVGYDRGTRTEFMRCYGVDPDRIANNREAMAELFGKRGLQDLEGLWKKWRVSSVDALVDSVRCDLKSVAPRVKLSAAVVADPRSALGRYAQDWPAWLERGTLDFAVPMCYSASTGFVRNQVRTIKDLVGESRFYPGIAMYNQSPGRVVEKVRVLRQMGIKGFSMFCYDPERSRSSVLRELSRTVFADAAVPWP, encoded by the coding sequence GTGAGAAGAAGGGGAAATAGCAGCGGAGAAGGTTCCGGAAGCGCCGAGTGCGCAACCAGAGTCGCCAGGGACAAAGACAAAATCGCCGCGAGAATGAAAGGCCAGGCCATGTTGCTTGGCCTTGTTCTGTTTGTTGCGCAGATTTCGACCCTGTTCCTCGCGCCGGCGTTCGCAACTCTCGAGCCTCGCGACGCGTCAACGGTCGGGGCCGCACGCCCGACTCTCGAAGTCAGGGCGCTGTGGGTTCTCCGAAACACGCTCGTCTCCAGGGTCGAAATCGACCGCATGCTGCGACAGGCGAAGGACGCCGGATTCAACCTGCTTTTCGTCCAGGTTCGTGGAAGAGGGGACGCGTTCTACAACTCGTCGATCGAACCGAGGGCGGAACTTCTCGCCGATCGGCAATTCGATCCGCTAGCGTACCTGCTTACTCAAGCTCACAGAAGCGACTTCGCGGTTCACCTGTGGCTCAACGCGTTTCTTGTGTGGTCTGCTCCCTGGAAACCCACGAACACAGAACACGTGATGCTATCTCATCCTGACTGGGTGGCCGTTCGTTCTGACGGAAGACCACTCTCTGAGCTGTCGAGGGAAGAGGTCGAATCCATGGGAATTGAAGGTGTTTTTCTCGCGCCGGGCAACCCGGGCGTTCGCGAACACATCAGAGCCGTCGTCAGAGAGCTCGTGCAAAACTACGACGTGGACGGCGTGCATCTTGATTACGTCAGATATCCTGACATGGCGGTGGGTTACGACAGGGGAACTAGGACTGAATTCATGCGTTGCTACGGGGTGGATCCCGATCGAATCGCAAACAACAGAGAAGCCATGGCTGAGCTGTTTGGGAAACGGGGGCTACAGGATCTGGAAGGACTCTGGAAGAAATGGCGGGTTTCCAGTGTAGATGCTCTGGTGGATTCCGTGCGTTGTGACTTGAAGTCTGTGGCCCCGAGAGTGAAACTCTCGGCGGCCGTAGTAGCAGACCCGCGATCCGCGCTCGGACGATACGCCCAGGACTGGCCGGCGTGGTTGGAGCGCGGCACGCTGGATTTTGCCGTTCCCATGTGCTATTCGGCTTCCACGGGGTTCGTCCGAAACCAAGTGCGCACGATAAAGGACCTGGTCGGAGAAAGCAGGTTCTATCCCGGCATCGCGATGTACAACCAGTCTCCCGGAAGAGTCGTAGAGAAAGTGAGAGTCCTGAGACAAATGGGAATCAAGGGGTTCTCCATGTTTTGTTATGATCCCGAGCGCTCCAGAAGCTCGGTGCTGAGAGAGCTTTCGAGAACCGTCTTCGCAGATGCGGCCGTGCCGTGGCCGTGA
- a CDS encoding FAD-binding protein, which yields MEERVTNRLREIVGPECVLTSAEELRCHSCDATGKSALPEVVVRPERVEQVSAIARFCTEEGIPLTPRGAGTGLSGGAVPAGGGVSLSLTRMNKIREIVPEDLYVVVEAGAVTEELQRAVEAASLFYPPDPASRRSSTIGGNIGTAARGLRCLKYGVTKNYLMGLEIVLPTGDVMKTGARTFKSVAGYDLTRLMCGSGGTLAIVTSATLKLIPLPEHRVTVLAAFATLEKAAEASRNVISCGLTPSVLEIMDSLAVEAMSRDTALSRGARGCSLILAETDGFREAAETEADRVAKACADSGATFVEKSAEQWEREGLWEARRSVLTALAKLNPVTILENVTVPRTLIVEMIRSIAEISRKHELVIATFGHAGDGNLHPTILVDAPISEMASKIERAVVEISEKALSLGGGLSSEHVIGIEEGRCFGCEIEAPASEIVKRLKDAFDPRGILNPGKLLCVGR from the coding sequence ATGGAGGAAAGAGTAACAAACAGACTCCGCGAAATCGTGGGGCCCGAGTGTGTGCTCACGTCGGCAGAAGAGCTTCGCTGTCATTCTTGTGATGCCACAGGGAAGAGCGCACTGCCCGAAGTGGTGGTGCGTCCGGAGAGAGTGGAGCAGGTGTCAGCCATTGCGCGGTTCTGCACGGAAGAGGGCATCCCGCTCACGCCGAGAGGGGCAGGCACCGGTCTTTCCGGAGGAGCCGTCCCCGCAGGTGGAGGGGTGAGTCTCTCGCTCACTCGAATGAACAAGATCAGAGAGATTGTTCCCGAGGACCTCTATGTTGTCGTCGAGGCCGGAGCCGTCACGGAGGAGCTCCAGAGAGCGGTCGAGGCGGCATCGCTTTTCTATCCTCCCGATCCTGCCAGTCGCAGAAGTTCAACAATCGGCGGTAACATAGGCACGGCGGCCCGCGGCCTTAGATGTCTCAAGTATGGCGTCACAAAGAACTACCTGATGGGCCTCGAAATCGTGTTGCCGACCGGAGACGTCATGAAGACCGGAGCGAGGACGTTCAAGAGCGTGGCCGGCTATGACCTGACAAGACTGATGTGTGGCTCCGGGGGGACACTGGCCATTGTCACTTCGGCGACGCTCAAGCTTATCCCGCTGCCCGAGCACAGAGTGACGGTCCTCGCCGCGTTTGCGACGTTGGAGAAGGCGGCGGAGGCTTCTCGCAATGTGATTTCATGCGGGCTCACCCCTTCCGTCCTGGAAATCATGGATTCTCTCGCGGTCGAAGCCATGTCGAGAGACACCGCTCTTTCTCGCGGGGCACGGGGTTGTTCGCTGATTTTGGCCGAAACAGACGGTTTCAGGGAGGCCGCGGAGACGGAGGCGGATCGAGTAGCAAAGGCGTGCGCCGACTCCGGCGCGACGTTTGTAGAGAAGAGCGCCGAGCAATGGGAGAGAGAAGGGCTGTGGGAGGCGAGAAGGAGTGTTCTGACAGCGCTTGCGAAGCTTAACCCTGTGACCATTCTCGAGAACGTCACGGTGCCCAGGACCCTTATCGTCGAGATGATACGTTCGATCGCAGAGATAAGCCGAAAGCACGAACTTGTCATTGCCACGTTCGGGCATGCGGGCGACGGAAACCTTCATCCTACGATCCTCGTGGACGCCCCGATTTCCGAAATGGCTTCGAAGATCGAACGGGCAGTGGTGGAGATTTCTGAGAAGGCACTTTCGCTCGGCGGGGGGCTTTCTAGCGAACACGTGATCGGAATAGAAGAGGGCAGGTGTTTTGGGTGCGAGATCGAAGCTCCCGCCTCCGAGATCGTGAAACGACTCAAGGATGCGTTCGATCCCAGGGGAATTCTAAATCCCGGAAAGCTACTTTGCGTTGGACGATGA
- a CDS encoding (Fe-S)-binding protein: protein MVLEPRLVYRKPLTDKYPQIAHAAEEIARCTKCGLCRAVCPTLIETVSESQGARGRVSLVEAVLDGRLALSDVFADRLSTCINCKACIEACPSGVRVDDVVLAARAELVSRGKFPVLKRLILRSLLKRGRLLPPVGKTASLLQRALLKLSPKGSALRLLLPLVRIDKERSLPVFASRSFREQVPGRLTPEMPRGSTPVPSSLETLVPKPREGKENRLKVAYFVGCASNLIYTNVAFSVVDVLTKLGVEVVIPPLQGCCGTPIFNAGDLVTAREMARKNIHALAASDVDAIVVSCASCGLALKREYSKILGLETSGLSEKVMDVSEFIVKKVGLDALRAVLSARSPASRVPTGDGALHRELTVTYHDPCHLKRGQGVRDEPREIIRSIPGVKFVEMQESDRCCGGGGLYSFTHYEMSRAVVARKVKAIEESGAEIVLTSCPSCMLQLTDALTQAGLPVRVMHVMEFLAQNAC from the coding sequence ATGGTGCTTGAACCGAGACTTGTGTATCGGAAACCCTTGACCGACAAGTATCCTCAGATAGCACATGCTGCGGAGGAAATCGCGCGCTGCACCAAGTGTGGTCTGTGCAGGGCGGTCTGCCCCACGTTGATAGAGACGGTGAGTGAGTCGCAAGGCGCCAGGGGCAGAGTGAGCCTCGTCGAAGCCGTGCTTGACGGAAGGCTTGCGCTTTCCGACGTTTTTGCCGACAGACTCTCCACCTGCATCAATTGCAAGGCGTGCATTGAAGCCTGTCCCAGTGGCGTCAGGGTTGACGACGTCGTTCTTGCCGCCAGGGCGGAATTGGTGTCGCGGGGCAAGTTCCCTGTCTTGAAGAGACTCATCCTGAGGAGCCTTCTCAAGCGCGGCAGATTGCTGCCGCCGGTCGGGAAAACGGCTTCCTTGCTCCAACGCGCGCTCCTCAAGCTGTCTCCCAAGGGGAGCGCTCTCAGGCTTCTTCTCCCCTTGGTCAGAATCGACAAGGAGAGAAGTCTCCCTGTCTTTGCTTCGAGGAGTTTTAGAGAGCAGGTTCCGGGGAGATTGACCCCGGAAATGCCGCGTGGCTCGACGCCGGTTCCAAGCTCCCTGGAAACACTCGTACCGAAGCCGCGGGAGGGGAAGGAGAATCGGCTCAAAGTGGCGTACTTTGTTGGATGCGCGAGCAATCTCATTTACACGAACGTTGCCTTCTCAGTTGTGGACGTGCTCACGAAGCTCGGTGTGGAGGTGGTCATTCCTCCCCTCCAGGGCTGCTGCGGAACGCCGATCTTCAACGCGGGTGACCTGGTCACCGCGCGGGAGATGGCCAGGAAGAACATACATGCCCTCGCCGCGTCAGACGTCGACGCCATTGTAGTTTCGTGCGCCAGTTGCGGCTTGGCACTGAAGAGAGAATACTCGAAGATCCTTGGGCTTGAAACCTCGGGCCTCTCGGAGAAGGTGATGGACGTCTCGGAATTCATCGTGAAGAAGGTTGGTCTCGACGCCTTGAGGGCGGTCCTTTCGGCGCGCTCGCCGGCGTCTCGGGTGCCGACGGGAGATGGGGCACTACACAGGGAACTCACCGTCACGTATCATGATCCCTGTCACCTGAAGAGGGGGCAGGGTGTGAGGGATGAGCCCAGGGAGATCATTCGCTCCATTCCGGGCGTGAAGTTTGTGGAGATGCAAGAATCAGACAGATGCTGTGGCGGCGGCGGATTGTATAGTTTCACCCATTACGAGATGTCGAGGGCCGTGGTTGCGCGTAAAGTCAAGGCCATAGAAGAGAGTGGAGCCGAGATTGTCTTGACCTCGTGTCCGAGTTGCATGCTCCAGCTCACGGACGCGCTTACGCAGGCCGGATTACCCGTCAGAGTCATGCACGTCATGGAGTTTCTCGCTCAAAACGCATGCTGA
- a CDS encoding FtsX-like permease family protein, whose product MLTESIKLALGNIGRTRLRHFLTMCGIMIGTGAIVSMVSFAVGMRSEMSRTIASSGLLTTVYVLPSGSALGQLAPGTDEHDPDDSGAYSDGTSANGTGTDYPTDSKPGSRTASARGSVPRDSTRGIAITDEAIGKIASIEGVTHAFPLVAFPAMLSRGSKQVFATVTGVPASMDEATKKRLEKGEVFSSENDSTLLVSSSFAKKLGVSADSVDSKSLHAGIPVTLTIITLGHGPFGSGAMLEGPLTGGSFSPLSALGLLMPFERQSFRFYVKGLLKESFFGPVGRADCYVPLKMAKRMSAMTIQDPGDVLRNPSLGRGGYLGAEVHVAALNDVESVTKELRGMSFTVFSISDQFKGMRTAFVLVSAFLGAIGGVALFVGCLGIVNVMLISVLERTREIGIMKSVGARRRDIMHLFVMEAALIGLVGGLLGVMLGWLVAEVTNHLMFAFIIKDQAPFHRLYEIPFWLSSGAVGLAIVVSIIAGLYPARRAAGLEPTAALRYE is encoded by the coding sequence ATGCTGACCGAATCGATCAAACTGGCTCTAGGAAACATCGGAAGGACAAGACTCAGGCATTTCCTGACCATGTGCGGAATCATGATCGGGACGGGTGCAATCGTCTCCATGGTTTCATTCGCTGTGGGGATGCGCAGCGAGATGTCACGCACCATCGCTTCCTCCGGCCTCCTCACCACCGTCTACGTGCTGCCGAGCGGCAGTGCACTCGGGCAGCTTGCGCCGGGGACGGACGAGCACGATCCCGATGATTCCGGGGCCTACTCCGATGGCACCTCCGCAAACGGTACGGGAACCGATTACCCGACAGACTCCAAACCCGGTTCCAGGACGGCCTCTGCGCGGGGTTCCGTGCCCAGGGATTCGACGCGGGGGATTGCCATTACCGACGAGGCGATAGGGAAGATCGCCTCAATAGAGGGCGTGACTCACGCCTTTCCTCTGGTCGCATTTCCAGCCATGCTAAGCCGCGGCTCGAAGCAGGTTTTTGCCACGGTAACCGGCGTACCTGCCTCGATGGACGAAGCCACGAAAAAACGACTCGAGAAGGGAGAGGTTTTCTCGAGTGAGAACGACAGCACGCTTCTCGTCTCGTCTTCGTTTGCGAAAAAACTGGGTGTAAGCGCGGACTCTGTCGACTCGAAATCCCTTCACGCAGGGATACCGGTGACACTCACCATAATCACGCTTGGGCACGGGCCGTTCGGCTCCGGCGCGATGCTGGAGGGTCCACTCACCGGAGGCTCATTTTCTCCACTCAGTGCGTTGGGTTTGCTGATGCCCTTTGAGCGACAGAGCTTCCGGTTTTACGTCAAGGGTCTGCTCAAGGAGAGTTTCTTCGGACCCGTCGGACGGGCGGACTGCTACGTTCCGCTCAAGATGGCAAAGCGCATGTCCGCGATGACGATTCAGGACCCCGGCGACGTTCTGAGGAATCCCTCTCTAGGCCGAGGCGGCTACCTGGGTGCGGAGGTGCATGTTGCAGCCCTGAACGACGTTGAAAGTGTGACCAAGGAACTGAGAGGCATGAGCTTCACGGTGTTCTCGATTTCGGACCAGTTCAAGGGAATGAGAACCGCCTTCGTCCTGGTGTCGGCTTTCCTCGGTGCGATAGGAGGGGTCGCGCTTTTCGTGGGGTGTCTTGGCATAGTGAACGTGATGCTCATATCCGTCCTCGAGAGAACGAGAGAAATAGGCATAATGAAAAGCGTCGGAGCCAGACGAAGAGACATAATGCACCTCTTCGTGATGGAGGCGGCGCTCATCGGTTTGGTCGGGGGTCTGCTGGGGGTGATGCTGGGTTGGCTCGTGGCGGAGGTCACAAATCACCTGATGTTTGCTTTCATCATCAAGGACCAGGCACCGTTTCACCGGCTCTACGAGATTCCGTTCTGGCTTTCCTCGGGCGCCGTGGGCCTGGCCATCGTGGTAAGCATTATCGCCGGCCTTTATCCCGCGAGAAGAGCCGCCGGGCTTGAACCTACTGCCGCGCTACGGTACGAATAG